Proteins found in one Brachyspira murdochii DSM 12563 genomic segment:
- a CDS encoding glycoside hydrolase family 19 protein — protein MITKEQIIKIGINEKWLEPLNNAFEKYDITNTEGGQSSKNEVSMFLAQTTHESNNYKRLEESFNYRPERLFQVFKKRVGSLDKAKELCSKGAKAIGDFVYGGRLGNAQDEGYKYRGRGIIQLTGKNNYKYYGEKLNIDLVNSPDLAKEPDTAIEIALLFWREKGCGLLACKGDVKGVTKLINGGYNGLEDRQNRFERILKILGA, from the coding sequence ATGATAACTAAAGAACAAATAATAAAAATAGGCATTAATGAAAAATGGTTAGAGCCTTTGAACAATGCTTTTGAAAAATATGATATTACAAACACCGAAGGCGGACAGTCGTCTAAGAACGAAGTTTCTATGTTTTTAGCTCAGACTACTCATGAAAGCAATAATTATAAAAGGCTTGAAGAGAGTTTTAATTACAGACCCGAAAGGCTTTTTCAAGTGTTCAAAAAAAGAGTTGGAAGTTTGGATAAAGCTAAAGAGTTATGCTCTAAAGGTGCCAAAGCTATAGGAGACTTTGTTTATGGCGGTAGATTAGGAAACGCTCAAGATGAAGGATACAAATACAGAGGCAGGGGCATTATTCAGCTTACTGGAAAAAATAATTATAAATATTATGGGGAAAAATTAAATATTGATTTGGTAAACAGTCCAGACTTAGCTAAAGAGCCTGATACAGCGATAGAAATAGCTTTGCTTTTTTGGAGAGAGAAAGGATGCGGTTTATTGGCATGTAAAGGAGATGTTAAAGGAGTTACCAAACTTATTAACGGCGGTTACAACGGACTTGAAGATAGGCAGAATAGATTTGAGAGAATATTAAAAATATTGGGAGCATAG
- a CDS encoding methyl-accepting chemotaxis protein produces MSKINLSSVKLGTFKMGKLNSIMFKIPFMVTVMIIMLSVVIISVSISLATKEINAATASGFETSVNGFSSLIDSILSYQSILIESYANIPTIKEYMSTRSEAVQDRAIKTMTVLFDNNSYIVDLFMLSLDGKVIESYNGNKEEAGENISSMYPALWQSFVSKNYNTTLSFNIYNHENYIILPVLQGVRDDNNNVVGAFIAYVNWGKIIDESLKDSKSQFSEEKTLFVINNEMDIVYHNDKNRLFSKATGALVIPSNEDSGLLSYIREGEAISAFFKKLSSTEWVMVERTTDRLLYAPGRKMTLIGIIIGIIGVTISAAITIWYIHGTIKPMKFIVEEAREMSEGNFSITSSINDRKDEIGELSHSFQVMREKIVTVITDVLAASSEIANAANEVYQGTEDLAQRTEYQASSLEETASSMEEMASTIKSSAQNSVDGNKVMIDSKNAVKEGGIVISDTTKMIEDVYSASAKIKDITKVIEDIAFQTNILALNAAVEAARAGDQGRGFAVVASEVRNLAQNSQTSAKDITVLIEDIYEKINKSAEMARHSQDIFNNIELKIEETSQIMNDISQTAVEQEAGVDQVNTAVTKMDSITQQNAALVEQSTAATKSLLDQAKHLEDLVAFFKVK; encoded by the coding sequence ATGAGTAAAATAAACCTATCAAGTGTAAAATTAGGCACTTTTAAAATGGGTAAATTAAACAGCATAATGTTTAAAATACCATTTATGGTAACAGTAATGATAATTATGTTATCGGTTGTAATAATATCTGTATCCATAAGCCTTGCAACTAAAGAAATAAATGCAGCAACAGCTTCAGGTTTTGAAACTTCGGTAAATGGTTTTTCTTCCTTGATAGATAGCATACTATCTTATCAGTCTATTCTTATAGAGTCCTATGCTAATATTCCTACAATAAAAGAATATATGTCAACTAGAAGCGAAGCAGTTCAAGACAGGGCTATCAAAACTATGACAGTATTATTTGATAATAATTCTTATATAGTAGATTTATTTATGTTGAGTTTAGACGGAAAAGTAATAGAGTCATACAATGGAAACAAAGAAGAGGCAGGAGAGAATATCTCTTCAATGTATCCTGCATTGTGGCAGTCATTTGTTTCTAAAAATTATAATACAACATTATCATTTAATATATACAATCATGAAAACTATATTATACTTCCAGTTTTACAAGGTGTAAGAGATGATAATAATAATGTAGTAGGTGCTTTTATAGCGTATGTAAATTGGGGTAAAATCATAGATGAAAGTTTAAAAGATTCAAAGTCTCAGTTTTCAGAGGAAAAAACACTTTTTGTTATTAATAATGAAATGGATATAGTTTATCATAATGATAAAAACAGATTATTTTCTAAGGCTACAGGAGCTCTTGTAATACCTAGTAATGAAGATTCTGGTCTTCTTAGTTATATAAGGGAAGGAGAGGCAATATCAGCATTCTTCAAAAAATTATCTTCTACAGAATGGGTAATGGTTGAAAGAACAACAGACAGATTATTATATGCCCCCGGAAGAAAGATGACACTTATAGGTATTATTATAGGAATTATAGGAGTTACTATATCTGCAGCCATAACTATATGGTATATACATGGCACTATTAAGCCTATGAAGTTTATAGTTGAAGAGGCAAGAGAGATGTCTGAGGGTAATTTTTCTATAACTTCTTCTATAAATGATAGAAAAGATGAGATAGGGGAGCTTTCTCATTCTTTCCAAGTAATGCGTGAAAAAATAGTAACAGTTATAACCGATGTATTAGCCGCTTCTTCAGAGATAGCAAATGCTGCTAATGAAGTTTATCAGGGTACTGAGGATTTGGCACAGAGAACGGAGTATCAGGCATCAAGTTTGGAAGAGACTGCTTCTTCTATGGAAGAGATGGCTTCTACTATAAAGTCATCTGCACAAAACTCAGTAGACGGTAATAAAGTTATGATAGATTCAAAAAATGCTGTTAAAGAGGGCGGTATTGTAATAAGCGACACTACAAAGATGATAGAAGATGTTTATTCGGCAAGTGCCAAAATTAAAGATATTACTAAAGTTATAGAAGACATTGCTTTTCAGACTAATATACTTGCTTTAAATGCGGCAGTAGAGGCAGCCAGAGCAGGAGATCAGGGCAGAGGCTTTGCGGTAGTAGCAAGTGAGGTAAGAAACCTAGCACAAAACTCCCAGACTTCAGCTAAAGATATTACAGTTCTTATAGAAGATATTTATGAAAAAATAAATAAATCAGCCGAAATGGCAAGACATTCTCAGGATATTTTTAATAATATTGAGCTTAAAATAGAAGAGACTTCACAGATTATGAATGATATTAGTCAGACAGCAGTAGAGCAGGAAGCTGGAGTTGATCAAGTTAATACAGCGGTTACAAAAATGGATAGTATTACTCAGCAAAATGCAGCATTAGTAGAACAGTCTACAGCAGCTACAAAATCGCTTCTTGACCAAGCTAAACATTTGGAGGATTTGGTTGCTTTCTTTAAAGTGAAATAA
- a CDS encoding methyl-accepting chemotaxis protein, translating into MRRFNSIVVKIPLIVNIVIVILSFTIIFTSIKIANKAINNATYSGFETSVNGYSTLLDTILNDQLIIMDAYSRIPEVIEYMQTRNEAVRERALSTMINLFDNNDYIVTLDLIGLDGKVIEAYNGDTKNAGLDMSSTYPKMWKEFVASGYDHATSDNIYKSDINKGYVLPIVHSIYSLEGELIGSFVAFVDWSRIINETLADARNELSEARSIFVLNEDDLQCVYHNINETIGVIPNASLKPPAGQSSGIFAYNFDNSPRTAFFKKMKSQPWFMMAAITHNILYAESKKMTIIGILLGIAGVIISSLVSGFYIGRTIKPISNIVDEAHQMAKGNFMFKSQLSKKDDEIGELSNSFDTMRNRFVEVISEVLAASKEIANAASELHKGSEDLAQRTEYQASSLEETASSMEEMASTIKSSAQNSVDGNNVMIASRNAVVEGGSVIANTTKMIEDVYSASAKIKDITKVIEDIAFQTNILALNAAVEAARAGDQGRGFAVVASEVRNLAQNSQTSAKDITVLIEDIYEKINKSAEMARHSQDIFRDIEVKIEETSKIMSDISQTALEQEAGVDQVNTAVSKMDGITQQNASLVEEATAASKSLLEQANHLEDVVSFFKVQ; encoded by the coding sequence ATGAGAAGATTTAATAGTATAGTTGTAAAAATTCCTTTAATAGTTAATATAGTTATTGTAATATTATCTTTTACAATAATTTTCACTTCAATAAAAATAGCTAATAAAGCTATAAATAATGCAACATATTCAGGTTTTGAAACTTCAGTTAATGGTTATTCTACATTGTTAGATACTATACTTAATGATCAATTAATCATTATGGATGCATATTCAAGAATACCCGAGGTAATAGAATATATGCAGACAAGAAACGAAGCTGTAAGGGAAAGAGCATTAAGTACTATGATAAATTTATTTGATAATAATGATTATATAGTAACATTAGATTTAATAGGTTTAGATGGTAAAGTAATAGAAGCATACAATGGAGATACTAAAAATGCAGGACTTGATATGTCTTCAACTTATCCTAAAATGTGGAAAGAGTTTGTAGCTTCTGGTTATGATCATGCTACAAGCGATAACATATACAAGTCAGATATAAATAAAGGGTATGTTCTTCCTATAGTGCATTCCATTTATAGTTTGGAAGGCGAGCTTATAGGAAGTTTTGTAGCGTTTGTTGATTGGTCAAGAATTATTAATGAAACTTTGGCAGATGCTAGAAATGAATTATCAGAAGCTAGAAGTATATTTGTTTTAAATGAAGATGACTTGCAGTGTGTATATCATAATATTAATGAAACTATAGGTGTTATTCCGAATGCTTCATTAAAACCTCCTGCAGGACAGTCTTCTGGTATATTTGCATATAATTTTGACAATTCCCCTAGAACAGCATTCTTTAAAAAGATGAAAAGTCAGCCTTGGTTTATGATGGCTGCAATTACACATAATATATTGTATGCAGAAAGCAAAAAAATGACAATTATTGGTATATTATTAGGTATAGCTGGCGTTATTATTTCTTCTTTGGTATCTGGATTTTATATAGGAAGAACTATTAAACCTATAAGCAATATAGTTGATGAAGCTCATCAAATGGCCAAAGGTAATTTCATGTTTAAATCTCAATTATCAAAAAAAGATGATGAGATAGGCGAGTTATCTAATTCATTTGATACTATGAGAAACAGATTTGTAGAGGTAATTTCAGAAGTACTTGCAGCTTCAAAAGAGATAGCAAATGCAGCTTCAGAGCTTCATAAAGGAAGTGAAGATTTGGCACAGAGAACAGAATATCAGGCGTCAAGTTTGGAAGAGACTGCTTCTTCTATGGAAGAGATGGCATCTACAATAAAATCATCAGCACAAAATTCAGTAGATGGTAATAATGTTATGATAGCTTCAAGAAATGCTGTTGTTGAAGGCGGAAGTGTTATAGCGAATACTACCAAAATGATAGAAGATGTTTATTCAGCAAGTGCTAAGATAAAAGACATTACTAAAGTTATAGAAGACATTGCTTTTCAGACTAATATACTTGCTTTGAATGCGGCAGTAGAAGCAGCTCGTGCAGGAGATCAGGGCAGAGGCTTTGCGGTAGTAGCAAGCGAAGTAAGAAATCTAGCACAAAACTCTCAGACTTCAGCTAAAGATATTACAGTGCTTATAGAAGATATTTATGAGAAAATAAATAAATCGGCAGAAATGGCAAGACATTCTCAGGATATATTTAGAGATATAGAAGTAAAAATAGAAGAAACTTCAAAAATTATGAGCGATATTAGTCAAACAGCTTTAGAACAGGAAGCTGGAGTTGACCAAGTTAATACAGCGGTATCAAAAATGGATGGCATAACTCAGCAGAATGCTTCTTTAGTAGAAGAGGCTACTGCAGCTTCAAAATCGCTTCTTGAACAGGCTAATCATTTAGAAGATGTTGTATCTTTCTTTAAGGTGCAGTAA
- a CDS encoding HepT-like ribonuclease domain-containing protein: MFHKNNNPKIEWSLLSYMRNFLIHQYYDVCNDIIWETVKKDIPKLKEYINSIKLK, from the coding sequence ATATTTCACAAAAATAATAATCCTAAAATAGAATGGAGTTTATTATCATATATGAGAAATTTTTTAATACATCAATATTATGATGTATGCAATGATATAATTTGGGAAACAGTAAAAAAAGATATTCCAAAATTAAAAGAGTATATTAACAGCATAAAACTAAAATAA
- the der gene encoding ribosome biogenesis GTPase Der has protein sequence MKNIAILGRPNVGKSTLFNRFAGRRKSIVDPTAGVTRDISMSLAYIDDIAFNVFDTGGLLDISDDTLNEKVREKALKTAAEDADILLFLVDAHQSHPDDRHFINIIRKSGKPIILVINKVDADSHNNLINEFYSLGINDVVPISAEHNNGIDDLREKILEVLERIGVDLEAEREEQINQIKDSNKSSYNSEKMDIEYNELLEEYDEYDEESTIEEDENKIINIAIVGKPNAGKSTLLNTLIGKDRSIVSDIAGTTRDAIDETFNFKGDDICLVDTAGIRKKKNVNTDVEYYSVNRAIKAIESSDVCILMLDVFEGLTDQDKTIANLIIERKKGIVIAANKWDIREKGTTWNDYEAYMKSAFPILNYAFYARVCAARKNDAEKLLSLAVRVAKTRMQRFETHALTETMVRATREYTISAGGNPFKIFYVTQTGVNPPAFAVFCNHPHKLNSHYKRYLENRFREMFDFRGTPIILNFRKRGKKYGG, from the coding sequence ATGAAAAATATCGCTATACTTGGAAGACCTAATGTTGGTAAGTCCACACTGTTTAACAGATTTGCTGGAAGAAGAAAATCTATAGTTGACCCTACTGCTGGAGTTACCAGAGATATAAGTATGTCTTTAGCATATATTGATGATATAGCTTTTAATGTTTTTGATACTGGGGGACTTCTTGATATAAGCGATGATACTTTAAATGAAAAGGTGAGAGAGAAGGCATTAAAAACCGCTGCAGAAGATGCAGATATACTTCTCTTTTTAGTAGACGCTCATCAAAGCCACCCCGATGACAGACACTTTATTAATATCATAAGAAAATCTGGAAAGCCCATCATACTTGTAATTAATAAAGTAGATGCTGATTCTCATAACAATTTGATTAATGAATTTTATTCTTTAGGTATAAATGATGTTGTTCCTATAAGTGCTGAACATAATAACGGCATTGATGATTTGAGAGAGAAAATACTTGAAGTGCTTGAGAGAATAGGTGTTGATTTGGAGGCTGAAAGAGAAGAGCAGATTAATCAGATAAAAGATAGTAATAAAAGTTCATACAATTCAGAAAAGATGGATATTGAATATAATGAATTATTAGAAGAATATGATGAATATGATGAAGAAAGCACAATAGAAGAAGATGAAAATAAAATTATAAATATAGCAATAGTAGGTAAGCCTAATGCTGGTAAATCTACTTTATTAAATACCTTAATAGGAAAAGACAGAAGTATAGTTTCAGATATTGCAGGTACAACTCGTGATGCTATAGATGAAACTTTTAATTTTAAAGGCGATGATATTTGTCTTGTAGACACTGCTGGTATAAGAAAAAAGAAAAATGTTAATACAGATGTTGAATATTACAGCGTAAACAGAGCAATAAAAGCAATAGAATCTTCCGATGTATGCATACTAATGCTTGATGTATTTGAAGGTTTAACCGACCAAGATAAAACAATCGCCAATCTAATAATAGAGAGAAAGAAGGGCATTGTTATAGCTGCAAACAAATGGGATATAAGAGAGAAAGGCACTACTTGGAATGATTATGAGGCATATATGAAAAGTGCCTTTCCTATACTTAATTATGCTTTTTATGCTAGGGTTTGTGCTGCTAGAAAAAATGATGCTGAAAAACTTTTATCGCTTGCTGTACGTGTGGCAAAAACTAGAATGCAGAGATTTGAAACTCATGCTCTTACAGAGACTATGGTTAGAGCTACTAGAGAGTATACTATATCTGCAGGAGGAAATCCTTTTAAGATTTTTTATGTTACTCAGACTGGAGTAAATCCGCCAGCATTCGCTGTGTTTTGCAATCATCCGCATAAATTAAATTCGCATTATAAAAGATATTTAGAAAATAGATTTAGAGAAATGTTTGATTTCAGAGGAACTCCGATTATTCTTAATTTCAGGAAGAGGGGTAAAAAGTATGGAGGTTAA
- the plsY gene encoding glycerol-3-phosphate 1-O-acyltransferase PlsY produces the protein MLLKIIISIAVSYIIGAIPFSFIIGKINGHDVRKEGSCNPGASNVLRVCGKKAGILAYILDIGKGMIAVLVPSFILADMVSTHSYILVACAVASILGHVFSIFLGFKGGKGVATSAGSMFMLAPISLLITMVFFFIGLFSSKKTVAIGSTCGAIAFPIVLSILYFKANFLYRIFFNINYIVLLPIAILLAIFIIIKHIPNYKRMLKGEENSFSKK, from the coding sequence ATGCTTTTAAAAATTATCATAAGTATAGCAGTATCCTATATAATAGGAGCTATTCCTTTTTCATTTATAATAGGAAAAATAAACGGTCATGATGTAAGAAAAGAGGGAAGCTGTAATCCCGGTGCTAGTAATGTTCTTCGTGTATGCGGGAAAAAAGCTGGAATTCTTGCATATATACTTGACATAGGAAAGGGTATGATTGCTGTATTAGTACCTTCTTTTATACTTGCTGATATGGTTTCTACTCATAGCTATATTTTAGTGGCATGTGCTGTGGCTTCTATACTTGGGCATGTATTTTCTATATTTTTAGGATTTAAAGGCGGTAAGGGTGTTGCTACAAGTGCAGGTTCCATGTTTATGCTTGCTCCTATAAGCCTTCTTATTACTATGGTATTTTTCTTTATAGGATTATTTTCTTCCAAAAAAACTGTTGCTATAGGTTCTACATGCGGGGCTATAGCTTTTCCTATAGTTTTAAGTATTTTATATTTTAAGGCTAATTTCTTATACAGAATATTTTTTAATATAAATTATATTGTTCTTCTTCCTATAGCGATACTTCTTGCTATATTTATAATAATAAAGCATATACCTAATTATAAAAGAATGCTTAAAGGTGAAGAAAATAGTTTTTCTAAAAAATAA
- a CDS encoding DUF3592 domain-containing protein, producing MYKKRFSIITKILIFFAGIVLTLDGVRGLFSFINTKNYIHTVGVVEECGIKRVYESGKIKYKNSMVISYEADNHGTLYAALRSHYPFRKAGDELPLWYDADEPKNIKLPFSDSISNIFTIVLGRILISFGLDIVKKNK from the coding sequence ATGTATAAAAAAAGATTTTCAATTATAACAAAAATATTAATATTTTTTGCAGGAATAGTTTTAACTTTAGATGGTGTAAGGGGATTGTTTTCTTTTATTAATACAAAAAATTATATTCATACTGTAGGAGTAGTTGAAGAGTGCGGTATAAAAAGGGTATATGAATCTGGAAAAATTAAATATAAAAATTCAATGGTAATAAGTTATGAAGCTGATAATCATGGAACATTATATGCTGCTTTAAGAAGTCATTATCCATTTAGAAAAGCAGGCGATGAATTGCCTTTATGGTATGATGCTGATGAACCAAAAAATATAAAACTTCCTTTTTCTGATAGTATTTCTAATATATTCACTATTGTTTTAGGACGTATATTAATTTCTTTTGGACTTGATATTGTAAAGAAAAATAAATAG
- a CDS encoding DUF2828 family protein — translation MSFLDLLKTSFNKTYTQNFADTNISSLSGVIDLFATMGASRLKTDDELLKYFIDAWRESPELTAKSIMYLRDIRRGIGEREVFRKYINIMIRQNHTLTAIEILKTIPELGRWDDIIYIWYKNRQNKKISDFTKNIILEQLEKDKTADNVSLLAKWLPSENTSSQNTRNIAKELIQLLNINTKEYRKTLSSLRNKIKIVENNLREKDYTFDYSSVPSLAMRKYSKAFIRNDEKRYNNFFEDVKLGKVKLNTSVLTPFDVIREILDCDEEDKKSRREEFDLTWKNLPNIFGDNNLNAIAACDVSGSMGMALNGEPLICSVALAIYIAQLNKSAFHNHFIDFCGNSKIHDISNINNIVDVVDYVLRSSVDYSTNINSVFKALLNTAIKNHVPEEELPKYIIIISDMEFNQCELTNKTNFEYWKEIFNKNNYKLPRIIFWNVNSLSRIMPALKNDDVLFVSGRSQNVIKNIINIDKYDLANQDELSMILILDTLKDYNIDIKD, via the coding sequence ATGTCTTTTTTAGATTTGCTTAAAACTTCCTTTAATAAAACTTATACGCAGAATTTTGCTGATACTAATATTTCATCATTAAGCGGTGTAATAGATTTATTTGCAACTATGGGAGCAAGCAGACTAAAAACAGACGATGAATTATTAAAATATTTTATAGATGCTTGGAGAGAAAGTCCTGAACTTACAGCTAAATCTATAATGTATTTGAGAGATATAAGAAGAGGCATTGGCGAGAGAGAAGTTTTTAGGAAATATATAAATATTATGATTAGGCAAAATCATACTCTAACAGCAATAGAAATCTTAAAAACTATACCTGAGCTTGGAAGATGGGACGATATTATTTATATATGGTATAAAAACAGACAAAACAAAAAAATTTCTGATTTTACAAAAAATATAATATTAGAGCAATTAGAAAAAGATAAAACGGCTGATAATGTTTCGCTTCTTGCTAAATGGCTTCCTAGTGAAAACACATCATCACAAAATACAAGAAACATTGCAAAAGAATTAATACAACTTTTAAATATAAACACTAAAGAATATAGAAAAACTTTATCTTCTTTAAGAAATAAAATAAAAATAGTAGAAAATAATTTAAGAGAAAAAGATTATACATTTGATTATTCATCTGTTCCTTCTCTTGCTATGAGAAAATACTCTAAAGCATTTATTAGAAATGATGAAAAAAGATATAATAATTTTTTTGAAGATGTAAAACTAGGAAAAGTAAAATTAAATACTAGCGTCTTAACTCCATTTGATGTTATAAGAGAGATTTTAGACTGTGATGAAGAAGATAAAAAATCGAGAAGAGAAGAATTTGATTTAACTTGGAAAAATCTTCCAAATATTTTTGGAGATAATAATTTAAATGCCATAGCGGCATGTGATGTATCTGGAAGTATGGGAATGGCTTTGAATGGGGAACCATTAATATGCTCCGTGGCTTTGGCAATATATATAGCACAGTTAAATAAGTCTGCATTTCATAATCATTTTATAGATTTCTGCGGTAATTCTAAAATACATGACATATCAAATATAAATAATATTGTTGATGTAGTTGATTATGTTTTAAGGTCATCTGTTGATTATAGTACAAATATTAATTCTGTATTTAAAGCCTTGCTTAATACTGCTATCAAAAATCATGTTCCAGAGGAAGAGCTTCCTAAATATATAATAATAATTTCTGATATGGAGTTTAATCAATGCGAACTTACAAATAAAACTAATTTTGAATATTGGAAAGAAATATTTAATAAAAATAATTACAAACTTCCTAGAATAATTTTCTGGAATGTAAACTCATTAAGCAGAATAATGCCTGCATTAAAAAATGATGATGTATTATTTGTTTCTGGAAGAAGCCAGAATGTTATAAAAAATATAATCAATATAGATAAATACGATTTAGCAAATCAAGATGAACTTTCAATGATTTTAATATTAGATACTTTGAAAGATTATAATATTGATATAAAGGATTGA
- a CDS encoding ImmA/IrrE family metallo-endopeptidase, whose product MSKFRLKNIALYKIFIKEKDISSYGFLSPDEEPYVDIIIINKNMTIPEKRCVVSHELAHIIVERILKEKNVEINWDIIDEEELMDTIMCYILYDKSNFYKDISKLEDFIVDGVSEFKKLREAIINKYGN is encoded by the coding sequence ATGTCAAAATTTAGATTGAAAAATATAGCTTTATATAAAATTTTTATAAAAGAAAAGGATATTAGTAGTTATGGTTTTTTGTCTCCAGATGAAGAACCTTATGTAGATATAATAATCATAAACAAAAATATGACAATACCTGAAAAAAGATGTGTTGTATCACATGAATTAGCTCATATTATAGTTGAGAGAATATTAAAAGAAAAAAATGTAGAGATAAATTGGGATATTATAGATGAAGAAGAATTGATGGATACTATTATGTGCTATATTTTATATGATAAATCAAATTTCTATAAAGATATTAGTAAATTGGAAGATTTTATAGTTGATGGAGTTTCTGAATTTAAGAAGTTAAGAGAAGCTATAATTAATAAATATGGAAATTAA